One window of Cucurbita pepo subsp. pepo cultivar mu-cu-16 chromosome LG19, ASM280686v2, whole genome shotgun sequence genomic DNA carries:
- the LOC111782179 gene encoding uncharacterized protein LOC111782179 produces MADCPKFRIRSSLILLVFAHLASEIAAEDGLVANGDFETIPTGGYPNDGAIEGPTTIPSWTSNGTVELVESGQKQGGMILIVPEGRHAVRLGNDAEISQELKVEKGALYSVTFSAARTCAQLESLNVSVPPASQTIDLQTLYSVQGWDPYTYAFEPEDETVRLVFRNPGMEDDPTCGPIIDDIAIKKVFIPDRPKDNAVNNGDFESGPWMFRNGSLGVLIPTNLDEDTSSLPGWNVESNRAVRYIDSYHFSVPQGKRAIELLSGKEGIISQMVETTPDKPYTMTFSLGQAGDKCKQPLAIMAFAGDQAQNFHYTPDSNSSFQSVNLNFTAKADRTRIAFYSVYYNTRTDDMSSLCGPVVDDVRVRFSSSIRNGPGYLGMGVGLSLWLIMWALL; encoded by the exons GATTGGTGGCAAACGGCGACTTCGAGACAATCCCAACTGGCGGGTACCCAAACGACGGAGCAATAGAAGGGCCCACTACGATTCCAAGTTGGACATCAAACGGCACCGTCGAGCTAGTGGAGTCGGGGCAAAAACAAGGTGGGATGATCCTCATCGTACCGGAAGGTAGACACGCGGTGAGATTAGGGAACGACGCAGAAATAAGCCAAGAGCTGAAGGTGGAGAAAGGGGCACTGTATTCTGTGACCTTCAGCGCCGCTCGAACATGCGCCCAGCTCGAGTCCCTGAACGTATCGGTGCCACCTGCATCGCAGACCATAGACCTTCAGACGTTGTACAGCGTCCAAGGGTGGGACCCTTACACTTACGCTTTCGAACCCGAGGATGAAACGGTGCGTTTGGTGTTCCGCAACCCTGGCATGGAGGATGACCCCACCTGTGGCCCCATCATTGACGATATTGCTATCAAGAAAGTCTTTATTCCTGATAGGCCTAAAG ACAATGCGGTGAACAATGGAGATTTCGAATCCGGTCCATGGATGTTCAGAAACGGTTCACTGGGCGTGTTAATTCCGACCAATCTCGACGAAGATACGTCGTCGTTGCCAGGTTGGAACGTGGAATCAAACAGGGCCGTCCGATATATCGACTCGTACCATTTCAGCGTCCCACAAGGCAAACGAGCTATCGAACTTCTTTCGGGAAAAGAAGGCATAATCTCTCAAATGGTCGAAACGACGCCGGATAAGCCGTACACCATGACGTTCTCTCTGGGCCAGGCCGGCGACAAGTGCAAGCAGCCACTGGCCATAATGGCGTTCGCCGGAGATCAGGCTCAGAACTTCCACTACACGCCCGATTCCAACTCCTCGTTTCAGAGCGTGAACCTTAACTTCACGGCCAAGGCCGACAGAACCAGGATTGCGTTTTACAGTGTCTATTACAATACGAGGACGGATGATATGAGCTCCCTCTGTGGGCCGGTCGTTGACGATGTTAGGGTTCGGTTTTCTTCCTCTATCAGAAATGGGCCTGGATATTTGGGTATGGGAGTTGGGCTTAGCCTTTGGTTAATTATGTGGGCCTTGCTTTAG